The following DNA comes from Elusimicrobiaceae bacterium.
AAAAATATCCTCTTCACTGATCCGCAAAACATTAGCATCAGGCGACATTTCCACCGCAAGCGGACTATTAGGCCGTCCCTACACCGCAGAGGGAAGAATTATTACCGGACACAAACTTGGACGCCAATTAGGTTTCCCGACTGCTAATTTAGATATTAATTTTTATAAATTATTGCCGCTGGGGGTTTATGCGGTCAAGGTTAAATTAGGCAAAAAAATATATCGCGGAGTGTGTAATATCGGTTTTCGCCCGACCGTTAATACCCTTGCCACTCCTCTGACCGAAGTACATATTTTAGATTTTAATCAATCTATTTATGGTCGCCGCTTGGAAATCACATTTATAGACAAAATCCGCGGCGAAGTAAAATTTGACGGATTAGAAGCCCTCAAAGCTCAATTAACCCGCGACAAACAAGCCGCCCAATCACTAATTCCGGACGCCTTATTAAACGCCACGTATTAAGATCCTTTCTTCTCAGCGGCTTCTACCTGCGGTTTGTATAAAACATCATAATAACTACGATTATCTTGCGGTTCTGTAGCTGCTGCCGAATAGTCCGTATAAGTGGTGGGTACGTGAATAGTAGAAATTCCTTCCACCCGTCGGATTAGATTATTACCGGAATCGGTAATATACAACATATCCCGCGGCGTAATGGTTATCCCGCTGGGATAGGCCAGCTTGGCATCCCAAGCATTTATATCTTCCCCATTATAACCGCGCCGGCCGTTACCGACTACCGTTTCAATGCGGGTTTGTCTGCGTTCAAAATCAATGCTAATACGGCGGATACGTTGATTGTCTGTATCGGACACATAAATACGTCCTTTACTGTCCATGGCCAGTCCTGTCGGATGATTAAATCGAGCATCTACACTCCGGCCGGTGTTATCCCCCATATAACCGCGTTTTCCGTCGCCAGCTATTGTAAAAATACGTTGACTGCGGTGTTCTACCACGCGAATTTTATTATTACCGGTATCAGAAATAAATAAATTTCCTTGCTTATCAAATGCAATATCCGTAGGATAGTATAATCGTGCATTGACTGCCAGCCCCGAATCACCGGAATCGCCGGGTTCTCCATTTCCTACCACCGTAATCAGTTTACCGGTATTACGGTCAATTTTACGGATACGGTGGTTATCCGTGTCGGAAATATATAATTCTCCGGCTGGGCTGATTGCCACGGCCGAAGGTCCATTCAAACTGCTGGCAATTGCTTGAGCACCTTCCCCTTCATATCCAGCCCGGCCGTTACCGGCTACCGTGTAAATATAACCGCGCGGAATATGAAAAGAAGCCACTTCTTCGTCAGACATATCATCCGGCGTAGCAATTTGTGCAAATGCCCAACGCTTCATAGGATCATTATCTTGCAAAACCATATCCGGATAATTTTTGAGCGTAATCATCCGAACGCGGTGATGGCCGGCATCAGCTACAAACAAAAAGCCATGTTCTTCGTCTATGGCTAAGCCGGAAGGGCCTCTCAAAGAGGTCATGTCTGCATTGCCGCCATCACTAAAAAAATCAATCCGTCCATTACCGGCAATCGTCTCAATATAGCCACTACGCGCATCTACCCGCCGAATGCGGTGATTATTTGTATCGGCAATATAAATGTTGTGAAAGCGGTCCACGGCTATGCCGGACGGGTTAGCCAAACGTGCACGCAAGGCATCTTCTTTATCACCGGAGAATGCCCGTTTGCCCGGCATACCGGCTATATTTTTAATAAAACCTTTACCGGCTAGCGGCACCGGTTGAGCATGGGATATAGTTAAAAAAGTAGTAATGATTAGTAGTGTAATTAATTTTTTCATATTCGCTCCTTTATAACATCTTAACAAAAAAAATTCCCTATCGCCAAGTTTATCTGTAATTTGTTACAATAGAATAGAAGTCTTAGGCTTTACTTTTCAACACAGAGGAAACAATGATTATACTTTTCTTAAATTGCGGTAGTTCTTCCGTCAAGTATAGCGTGTACGATTGGGATAAAAAACGCAGCTTGGCAGCCGGTGGCGTAGAACGCATCGGTATTGCAGGTTCTTTTATCACACACGAACGCCCGGGTTATCCCCCCTATGAATTAAAACAAGATTGCAAAAATCATAAAGATGCCATCAACTTGGTAATCAATACGTTGACAAGCAAGGAACAAGGTGTCATCGAAAACATTAACATGATTGCCGCGGTAGGCCATCGTATCGTGCATGGCGGTAAATTTACTAAATCTGTAGTAGCTACTAAAGAAGTAGTCGATGAATTGAGAAACATCTCTGACTTAGCTCCTTTACACAATCCTGCCCATATCATGGGTATTGAAGCAGCTCAATCCATTTTACCGGATGTCATGCACGTGTGTATCATGGACACCGCTTTCCATCAAACCATGCCGGATTATGCGTATATGTACGCTTTGCCGAGAGAATGGTACACGGATTATTCCATGCGCCGCTTTGGTGCCCACGGCTCTTCCGTTTTATATTGTTCCCGTCGGGCGGCAGTATTGTTAGGCAAAGAAGTAGATGAAGTCAACAGTATTGTATGCCACATCGGAAATGGGGCCAGTTGTACCGCTGTAAAAAATGGTCAATGTTATGATACCAGCATGGGTCTTACCCCGCTAGAAGGTTTAATTATGGGTACCCGCAGCGGTGATATTGATCCTTCCATTTGTTTCCATATGATGAAGAAACTCAATATGGCGCCGGAAGAAATGTACCGCATTCTAAACCGTGAAAGTGGTGTGAAGGCCATTACGGGCGGACGTTTTGCAGATAGACGCGATATTGTCAATCATGCTCAAGAAGGCGACGAACTATGCAGGTTGGCCATTGCCATGGAAAGCTACCGCATTAAGAAATATATCGGTTCTTACATGGCTGCACTGGGTCACGTAGATGCCATTGTGTTCACGGCCGGCGCCGGAGAAAGAAGCCCGTCTATCCGGGCCAAAGCGTTGGAAGGCCTTGAAAATTACGGCATCCGCATCGATTTAGAGAAAAACAAAGATGCGGTAACCAAAAATGCCGAAAGTTGCATTTCCACGCCGGATTCTAAAGTAAAAGTATTTGTTATTCCGACGGATGAAGAAATTGTAGGTGTGCAAGACATTGTGGCACTCAAAGCCGGAACCTATGACGTATATACCAAATTCCGTTATATTTTCCAGGAAAAAGACTACCGCAACAGCTTGCGTGATGAAGCGTTTATGGAAGAGGTTAAGAAAAAACCGTTCTTGTTAAACGCTGCTGTTAATTTGCCGGAAGGTATGAAGAAGTGATTTTTCCCCCGCGTGTCATTTTGGCCGCGGGGTTTTTTATAAAACCCAATGGAGGAAAAAAATGTTAATTCCCAAAGAAGTAAAGTTTTTTGATTTGTTTGACAAACAGGCTGAAAATTTAGTCATCGCAGCTGATTTGTATAAAAAACTGACTGATGAAAATGCTTTCACCGCCGAAAATGTGCGTGCCATGCATGAAAGAGAACACTATGGAGATGAATTGGCTCACACCATTCTCAACACGTTGAACGAAACTTTCATTACTCCTTTCGACCGTGAAGATATCATGGCTTTGGCCAATCATATGGATGATATTGTAGACGGTATTTACATGATTACCAATCGGTTTGCCTTGTACAAAATCAAACAACCGTCCGAAGCCTTCAAAAAGTTGGCCGATATCTTGGCTCGTTCTACCAAAGCATTACAAAAAGCGGTCGGCGCGCTACGCAACAAAAAACTGATGAAAGAAACCTTGGTGCAATGCGTAGAAATCAACCGCTTGGAAAACGAAGCTGACGTCGTACGCGATGAAGCTATTTCCGATTTGTTTGAAAATGAAAAAGATCCTATTATGATCATCAAACAAAAAGAATTGTATGAAGAAGCGGAAAATGTGGCCGATTATTGCGAACATACGGCTAATGTTGTAGAGTCTATTTTAGTGAAGAACAACTAATATGACTTGGATTATTTTTCTGGTTGTACTAGCGTTGTTTTTTGACTACTTAAACGGATTTCACGACGCGGCAAACTCCGTCTCTACCGTTATCTCTACGCGGGTACTTTCGCCTCGTATTGCGGTCATTTGGGCGGCGTTTTTCAACTTCATCGCGTTTCTGGTGTTTCACACCGGGGTCGCCATGACCGTCGGAAGCGGTATCGTAGATATTAATATCGTAGATACCAACCTCGTCTTTGGTGCGCTGTGTGGCGCGTGTGCGTGGAATTTAATCACGTGGTGGTTCGGACTTCCCTCCAGTTCTTCTCACGCCTTAATCGGCGGACTAATTGGGGCGGGGCTGATGAAGGCCGGCGTCAAAGCGCTGGTGGCCAGCGGTATTTTTAAGACGATTTTGTTCATCTTTGTTTCTCCGTTACTGGGTTTCCTGCTTGCAGGATTTATCGGCACGGTGGTATTTAATGCATTTCGCCGCGTTAACCCTTACAAAGTAGACAAAATCTTCCGCAAATTGGAGCTGCTCTCCGCCTCCGCTTACAGTTTATCCTACGGCGGTAACGATGCCCAAAAAACAATGGGTATTATCAGCATGTTACTCTTAGGCGGTGTAGCCAGTGCGCAAGCGGCGCCTATTCGTGACTTTTTACTTTCGTATGAAGAACTGCAAAAAGTATCCCAAGGGGAATTTATTATTCCACTTAGTGTGGTGCTTTTGTGTCAAGGCGCAATTGCTTTAGGAACGCTTTCCGGCGGATGGCGTATTGTGAAAACAATGGGGCAAAAGATTACCCGTTTACGCCCGGTAGATGCTTTCTGCGCAGAATCCGGCTCTGCTATCTCCATTTTGACAGCTTCGTTCCTCGGAGTACCTGTCAGCACCACCCACACCATTACGGGCGCCATTGTAGGCATTGGCTCGTTACGTCGTTTATCCAGCGTGCATTGGAGCGTAGCCAACCGCATTGTATGGGCATGGTTCATTACCATTCCGGCCTCTGCACTTATTGCCGCGGCGGCCTATCAACTGAAAGTCTTAATTTTCAGATAAAAAATATCTTTGATTTTTTCCCCCTGCCTAAAAGCAGGGGGTTTTCTTTTATATATAAGTTCAGGTTTGATATAATACACTTAACTAAAACCAATAGGGAGGATGAGATGTTTAGCAACGTATTTCGCAAGTTAATATTTGTTGGATTGTGTGCCACGTTAGCGTCTTTAAGTTATGCACAATCGTGGCAATTTGTTGGTTCCCGTGCCATGGGTATGGGCGGTGCCGGTGTAGCTACCGCCTATGGTCCCGATGCTCAATACTGGAACCCTGCCGGCTTGGCTCAAGAAGAAGACCTCAATGAAACCGGCCTTTTACTTAATGCAGGGGCCGATATACAAGCCACTAAAGATGTATTGGAAGGCGTACGAGATTTAACCGATATGTCTAAAAAATATAAAAATTTGGCAGCAGCTATTGCCGGAAATGCAGAAGCCAACGCGGAAAATATCAGCACTATCTTTAAAGGACTCAGTGATATTGACAAACTCATTGGTAACGGTGCCGGTGCTTTGGTAAATGCTAATGCCGGGTTAGGCTTTAAAATGAAAAACTTTGCAGTTAGTGCCCGCGCCATCGGTACAGGAGCCGTTACTCCGGTCGTTGATACCAAAAACTTAAAATTTAATACCGGCTCCGGTTTAACCTTAGGGCTCCCCACCCAAACCGCAGGTTATGAAAGTGCTACCGCCCGTTTGGCCCAAGCCATTGATGACAAAGGAGTATTATCTTCCTTAAATACTTTATTAAATCAATCCTACGCTGACAGTACCGAAATGGCCAATGCGCTGATCAATGCGGCTCTTGATAACGGAGCAACTACTGCACAAGTAGAACAAATGGTCAAAACCATAACCGGCAATATCGGTGGAGCCGCCGGCTTAATCAATCAAGCCGCCTCCGCTACCGGAAGCTATGCCCAAAACGAAACCTTGGCCATGGCTGATGCCGCCACATTCGGAGAAGTAGCATTGGGATACGGTACCCGCGTAATCCGAGGATTAAAACTGGGAGCCAACTTGAAAGTTATTGACGGGTATATGGCCCAAAGCGGCGTGATGATTTTATCGGAAGACAAAAAAGTAAAAGATATTTTAGACAAAGCCTATGACAATAAAAAATCCAGCGTTAATTTAGGTGTGGACGTAGGTGCTATGGTCAATTTATCGGAATTACTGGACAAAGAGATTTTGTTAAATCCGCAAATCGGTTTAACTGCTAAAAATCTAAATGGTCCAAAATTTGACCGTCCGGATGCCCCTTCAGATATAGCAGTACCCGTGAAAGCACATTGGAACACGGATAAATACCAACTCAAACCGCAAGTACGCGCGGGCGCGGCCATTAATCCTATCAAAAATATCACGGTGGCGGCCGATATAGACTTGACGGAAAATGATACGCTGATTTCCGGTATTGATTCCCGCCAATTGGCTCTGGGTATGGAAATTAATTTATTCAACCGGCCGAAATTTCATATTCCCCTGCGTGTAGGGTATAACAAAAACATTGCCGAAAGTGATATGTCTGACTTCTTTACAGCAGGTATTGGGCTCAACATGTTGCACTTCTATATAGAGTTGGCCGGAGCTATGAGTTCAGGCTCTACCAACGTGGACGGACATAACATCCCCAATTCTGCGGCGGCGTCCTTGTCTCTTGGTTTCTTATTCTAAGTATTGTGGACACACTTAATGCAAACACCCCCGCTCATTGGAGCGGGGGTGTTTTATAACTCAAAGTGCAGGTAAACAGCACTGATTAAAACCAGCCAAATCGTTTTTTGGGTTTGTTTTCTGACAGTTCAGCCCAAGACAGCGTTCCCAAAATCACTTGTGAAGTATCAACAACAGGAACAAGCACTTGGCCTTGTTGCAGAAGTGTTTTGGCCTCTTCGGCCGGTTTTTCCGGTGAAAGACTACGGCTCTCACTCATGACAGAGCCCGCCACGGCAGTAGGAGCCAAAAACGCCAGTTCCGCCGTACGGATATAACCTTTCAGTTGTCCGTCTTTATTGACAATAAAGCAGGCAGATGGGAATTTCTTACGAGGCCAATTTTTCAATTTCTCTAAAATTTCAGCCACCTTTGTTTCCGTCTTAAACGAAATAAATTCCCGCTTCATGTAAGCTCCGGCACTTTCTGCAGGCCACTCTGTTGCATTCGAAAAAGCCTGTAACAAATTGGATTCTAGCAAGGCTTTCATTTTGGCTTGTTGCGGTACTGAAAAGGCATGATAAATAGCCGCCGCTTGCGGCAAAGGCAAGCGTGAGAGAATATAAGCCGTCTGACGGGAAGGAAAACGCCGCAAAATGGCTGCCGCTTTTACGCCGTCCATTTCACGCATACACACCACTACCTGCTCGGCTTTAAGCGGTTTTAGAAGAAGTACCGCTTCGTGCGTAGCTAGTGTTTGCAAGGCAAGCGCCGCCGCCGCAGGAGCGGTAGTAATAAACTTCTCCGTTACCCACGCAGTTAGATGGCTTGCATTGAATTCTTTTCCTTGCATCATAAATTCCTCTGGCAAAAGTAGCTGTTTTTATTATAATAAATATAGAAGGGGCTGTGCTGGCGGTAAGTTTTCTGTAGAGGAGAAACTTATGTTTTTCAATAAACCCATTCACGAAATTACTTTTGAAGATGTAGTCGCTTTCTGTAAACGCCAAATTCCGGAAGGAAAACAACTGGACTACAAATACCTCTTGCCTAAGAATAAGGAAAAGTTTGCCAAAGTAATTGCCTCTTTTGCCAATGCCATGGGCGGCACGGTTATCATCGGTGTCAATGATGATAAAAATGACAAACCCTGCCCCCCCTTTACCGGTATTGCCTACCATGAAAAAATACGCAATACCATTGAAGATATTATTCAGGTCTATATTGATCCGGTAGTGTTTGTGGATGTAAACATTTGTGTTAGTAAAGACGGACAACGTATGTTCGTGGTGGTAGATATTCCGCAAAGCAATTTAACCCCTCACTTGGTGGGTAAACTCAAACGGGCTTATATTCGTACCGGCCAAAGCAGTCGGCCGGAAATGATTGTACACCCCAGTCGCTTACCTTGGTTACTCGATCACCGTAAAAAGTCCGAACGTTTGCGCCACATTTTGTATGACAAAGCAGAAAGTCATTTTGACAATTACTTAAAAAATCACAATCTCAATCCGTCTACGATGAGCGTAGCTTCCTTGTCTTTACTGCCGCTCTATCCGCAAGAACCTTTGCTAAATTATCGGCAACTTCCGGCATTGATTACGCATTGTCTGCAAGCACCTCCGGAAAAAATATCCTTAAAAGTATTGCCCGTGCAGGACGGAGCAGTGGTGGCAGCAGGCGGTATCTCTCGCAAAACGATTGAGTTTAATGCGTATGGTTTGTTAATGTCTAAATGGAATTTTGCCCAAGAAACTCTACAAGACGGAAAGCCCGTACAAACAGTTCCCTTCACGGAACTGGCGCGCAATATCGTGCTATTCTTTGATTATGCCTTGCGGTTCTTTGACAAAATATCCTTTGGCGGGCCTTTGACTTTTCGCCTCAAATTAAGTCATACCCGATCCTTACAGGTTCGCTTAAATACTCATAAAGCCACCGTACTGGAAGATTATGTGCGCTTGGATGAAGATTATAATTTGCCGCAGTTATCTTCTAAGTTACACGAAATTTTGTACCATATCTTACAAACATGCGCATGGTCTTTAGGACTACAAATCACCGAAAAAGAAATTAAAACACTGATTGAAGCATGTATTCAGGAGCAGCGTCATGTATAAAAATAAATCCGGATTTTCATTAATAGAAATGATGATTGTCTCTGTAATTATCCTTCTGCTGACAATGGCCGCTATTCCATATTATCAAAATGCCATAGAAGCCACTTATATGACAGAAGGCACGCTGCTTTGGAATTATGTGCGCCGTTATGGCGAAGGGCAGGATTTGACTTTCAAGAAAAACCGTATGGCCAATGAGCTCAATGCCAATCGGAGATTCAAACATTTCAACGTCACTATTAACTGTCAAGTTCCACCCGAAGAAGAAAAGGAAGAGGCGGAAAATAAAAAAGAAGAAAATGCGCCGGTCCACTCCGGCTTGTGCTGGGAAGCAGACTTTTCTTTGCAGGATCCTAACCAACGCATCCTTTATTATTTAACCACGCAGCACAATTTTTCACAACTACTTTGCGTACCTCTAAATGAGGCCGGAGATTCATTCTGCCAATCACAGGCCGAAAAAGAACATCGCCAATCTATTCCCTTTCTAGAGAAAGAAGCATATATTCTGCATAATTAAAATGTTGTAAATTTGCTATGATGTAAGTATGCAAAAAACAGTAAAAGTAGGATCTATCTGTATTTCTAATACTCTCCCGCTGGTATTTATGGCGGGCACTTGTGTCATTGAAAGCGAAAAACATTATCTAAATACTATCAAAACATTAGCGAAAATTATCGCAAAAACGGGGCACCCGTATATTTTAAAGGCCTCTTTTGACAAAGCCAACCGCACCTCTCTCACGGCATACCGCGGCCCCGGCCTTACCAAAGGATTGGAAATTTTAAAGAAAGCAAAAAAATTAACCGGTCTTCCGCTGGTAGTTGATGTACATGAGCCCTGGCAGGCGGAAGAAGTGGCTACGGTAGCAGATATGTTGCAAATACCGGCCTTTTTATGCCGTCAAACCGATTTAGTCTTGGCCTGCGCCGCCACGGGAAAAGCCGTCAACGTGAAAAAGGGTCAATTTTTAGCCCCGGGCGCTATGGAACAGATCATCAAAAAGATAGAATCCCAAGGAAATAAAAACATTTTACTGACCGAACGCGGTGCCAGCTTTGGCTACGGAGATTTAATCGTCGATATGCGTTCTTTGCAGATTATGAAACAATTTGGCTATCCTGTCATTTTTGATGCCACTCATTCCGTTCAAAAACCGGGAGCTTTAGGAACGGCTACCGGCGGGAACAGTGCTTTGGCGCCTGTACTGGCAAAAGCGGCCACCGCCTTAGGCATTGCAGGGGTGTTCTTTGAGGCTCATCCCAAACCGCAGGAAGCGTTATCCGATGGCCCCAATTCCCTGAACATGAAACAAGTGACCCAAATGACCGCCCAATTGGCGCAGTTGGACCAATTAGTCAAAAAGTGGAAATAATTTATTTATGAATACCCGGCCCTTTATTCCTACGTGGAAATGGCATATAAAAATGTTAGCTGTATTCGCTTTTTTGTGTACAGCGGCGTTCTTTATATTCTCTTGGGCTCAACATCAACTTCCACAATCTTATAGAACTCAAACGGCTATTGCGCAAACCACTCCGTGGTTACATACAGAGGATACTCCATGAAATTAAACGAAAAAGAAATTACAAGAATTGCCCGCAAAGTGCTTGATATTGAGCACAAAGCATTAGAATTATCCCGCCGCAGTATTGATGCCGGATTTTTAGCCGCGGTAAAAGCGTGCGCCCAAACTAAAGGACGTGTTGTAATTTTGGGCATTGGGAAAAGCGGTCTTATCGGACGGAAAATAGCGGCCACCTTAGCCTCTACGGGCACCCCCTCCTTTTTTGTTCATCCGGTAGAAGCATTACACGGAGATTTGGGAATGATTACGAACGGAGATGTTATTATAGCCATTTCTTTTTCCGGACAAACCGAAGAAATTAATAAAATCCTCCCCTCTCTATCCCGCCGCAAACTTACGATTATCGCCATGACGGGGAACCCTCATTCCAGACTATCTCAAATGGCAGATATCCATGTGCAAATTCATATTGACCAAGAGGCCTGTCCTTATAACCTAGCGCCTACAGCCTCTACTACCGCTACACTGGCGGTGGGTGATGCTTTGGCAGTATGTTTGATGAAAATAAAACATTTTGAAAAAACAGATTTTGCACTTTTTCATCCGGGCGGCTCTTTGGGCAAATTGCTTACCCAACACGTCAGCGATTTGATGCGCAAAGGGAAAAATAATCCTACTATCGGAGAAAAAGCCACCGTAAAAGATGCCCTGTTAGTAATGACACAAAGCAATGCCGCCGGTGCAACGAGCATTATAGATAAGAAAGGCAAACTACTGGGTTACTTTACGGATGGAGATTTACGTCGGGAGCTCCAACACGGAGAAGAGGTCTTACACAAAAACATTACCCAAGTAATGACCCGCAATCCGTACCATATTTTAGATACCGCTCCGGCTATTGAAGCCGCCAAAATGATTCATGCTACGCACGTAGACAACATCCCGGTGCTCAACAAGCACGGCAAAGTAGTGGGAATCATTGACGAAAAAGATTTAATTGAATTTATTGCCTTATTGGATAAAAAAGCATGAATAAAATCATCCTGATCACTTTACTGGCTTGTACATTAACAGCTTGTAGCTCAGAGAAGTCGTTTTCCCCTGAGGAAGAGGACGTGCAAAAAGCCAACCAAGTGGTCATTTTTGAGTCTAAAGATAGCCAAAATAAGTGGATTTTACAGGCGGCCGAGGTGGATTTTGAAGATATGGAGCATGCCGTGCTGACCCATCCTCACCTGTTGCTGCGGGAACAAGGAATGGATAGTGCCGAAGTAACCGGCAAACGCGGTCTGCTCAATTATTCCAAAAAATTAGTCGCCATTGATGGGGATGCACGGGTACACTCCTTTAAGCAAAAGGCCACCTTGACCACGGACCGCTTTTTTTACGACGTAGATAAGGACCGCATTTGGTCGGATAAAAAAACCATCGTTATACGCGGCAATACTAAAATGACAGCACAAAAAGGAATCGAAACCGATTCCAAACTGCGCAAAATTGAATTCAAAGAGCAAATTACCCAACTGCCGGATAACCCCGACGAATTAAGAGAGGCCGTGCAATGAGATATTTGCTTGTACTGATCGGGAGTGGATTACTAATCAGCGGATGTTTTTCGCTTACTGACAAAAAACCGTCTGTTACTCCCGTCATGGATTCTCCATTGCAAATCGCGGCCGCGCCTGCAAAACCTGTTAAAAAAACGACTAGCCAAACTTTACCGAAAACGTTGGGTGGAGTACTGCAAAGCGACAGCTGGATTGTTTATCAGGAGAAACAAGAAGAAGAATTTAAGGGAAATGTATCTTACCAAAGCGATGTTTATCAATTTAAAGCGGACTATGCTTTGTCCCAAAGAGCGCAAAATCTTTTTACCGCCAAAGGAAATGTCTTCTTACATAAAAAAGATCCGGACGGTTCTTGGTATGAATTACATGCCGATCAAGCCGTATATAATTACAAAACTGGCAAGGGATATGCAATTTCCTCTTCCACTAAACCGGTACAATTAGTCTATCACACCCGGCAAGGAGATACCATCCGCGCGCATGCCAACCGGGCCGATTTTGATACTCAAAACAAAATCTATCAATTAATGGGATCGGCGGTGATCGTTCGTACCGATCCGCAAGGAGAAAAAACCACCTTAAAAGCCCGTAAAATTTTGGCAAAACAAGCCACACAATATGCTCTTTTGCAAGGGAATGCACAGGCGTTTAATGACCAATATCGTTTGCAAGCAGACCAAATTGAATATGATGGGCAAACCCAAACAGCAACGGCGTCCGGACAGCGCGCCCTTGCTAACGGCACCACAGAAAACGGTACATTTGCTATAATAGCAGACGAAGTGATTGCCCAAACGGACACCCGCCGAATCCATTTAGAAGGCAATGTACAAGGGTGGCTACTGTCTGACCAATTAAACGAATTGGAAAAAAACAAAGGCCGTAAATAATAAGGATTTATATGCAACTACGCAGCGAAAATGTAATCAAAGTATATAAAGACCGCATGGTGGTAAAAGGCGTAGATATCCATGTAAAGTCTGGAGAAATTGTGGGCTTGTTAGGCCCCAATGGTGCCGGCAAAACAACCACTTTTTACATGATGGTTGGTTTTATTCGACCGACTAAAGGAAGAGTATTTATTGATGACCAAGAAGTCACTCCCCTTCCCATGTACGAACGGGCCAGACACGGACTGGGATATCTGGCGCAAGAACCCACTATTTTTAAGGGCTTAACAGTGGAAGAAAATTTGCTGGCTGTGCTAGAGCGTATTTCAGACGATAAAAAAGCCCAAAAAAATCGCGTAGACGAATTACTGGAAGAATTTGGACTTACTAAATTGGCCCGCCAAAAAGCATGGACTTTATCCGGCGGTGAAAAACGCCGTATGGAAATTGCCCGCTGTATGATTAGTAACCCGCAAATTATTTTGTTAGATGAACCGTTTGTAGGAATTGACCCCATTACAGTATCGGATTTGCGTCAGATGATTTTTAAACTAAAAGACAAAGGAATCGGTGTATTGATTACAGACCATAACGTACGTGAGACTTTGCCTTTGACGGAGCGAGCTTATTTGATTTACGACGGTAAAATTTTGGTGGAAGGAAATCAAGATACTTTGATTAATGACCCCAATGCCCGCCGCTTATATTTAGGAGAAGATTTCAAGATGTAAAAAATCATTCGACATAAAAAACCCCGTCCATACAAGACGGGGTTTTTTACTGTCAAAATTACTATTTACGTTGAGTGGCTTTTGAGGCTTTCTTATTTTCTTTATTCAATT
Coding sequences within:
- a CDS encoding ATP-binding protein, whose protein sequence is MFFNKPIHEITFEDVVAFCKRQIPEGKQLDYKYLLPKNKEKFAKVIASFANAMGGTVIIGVNDDKNDKPCPPFTGIAYHEKIRNTIEDIIQVYIDPVVFVDVNICVSKDGQRMFVVVDIPQSNLTPHLVGKLKRAYIRTGQSSRPEMIVHPSRLPWLLDHRKKSERLRHILYDKAESHFDNYLKNHNLNPSTMSVASLSLLPLYPQEPLLNYRQLPALITHCLQAPPEKISLKVLPVQDGAVVAAGGISRKTIEFNAYGLLMSKWNFAQETLQDGKPVQTVPFTELARNIVLFFDYALRFFDKISFGGPLTFRLKLSHTRSLQVRLNTHKATVLEDYVRLDEDYNLPQLSSKLHEILYHILQTCAWSLGLQITEKEIKTLIEACIQEQRHV
- a CDS encoding pilin: MYKNKSGFSLIEMMIVSVIILLLTMAAIPYYQNAIEATYMTEGTLLWNYVRRYGEGQDLTFKKNRMANELNANRRFKHFNVTINCQVPPEEEKEEAENKKEENAPVHSGLCWEADFSLQDPNQRILYYLTTQHNFSQLLCVPLNEAGDSFCQSQAEKEHRQSIPFLEKEAYILHN
- the kdsA gene encoding 3-deoxy-8-phosphooctulonate synthase, with product MQKTVKVGSICISNTLPLVFMAGTCVIESEKHYLNTIKTLAKIIAKTGHPYILKASFDKANRTSLTAYRGPGLTKGLEILKKAKKLTGLPLVVDVHEPWQAEEVATVADMLQIPAFLCRQTDLVLACAATGKAVNVKKGQFLAPGAMEQIIKKIESQGNKNILLTERGASFGYGDLIVDMRSLQIMKQFGYPVIFDATHSVQKPGALGTATGGNSALAPVLAKAATALGIAGVFFEAHPKPQEALSDGPNSLNMKQVTQMTAQLAQLDQLVKKWK
- a CDS encoding KpsF/GutQ family sugar-phosphate isomerase, whose translation is MKLNEKEITRIARKVLDIEHKALELSRRSIDAGFLAAVKACAQTKGRVVILGIGKSGLIGRKIAATLASTGTPSFFVHPVEALHGDLGMITNGDVIIAISFSGQTEEINKILPSLSRRKLTIIAMTGNPHSRLSQMADIHVQIHIDQEACPYNLAPTASTTATLAVGDALAVCLMKIKHFEKTDFALFHPGGSLGKLLTQHVSDLMRKGKNNPTIGEKATVKDALLVMTQSNAAGATSIIDKKGKLLGYFTDGDLRRELQHGEEVLHKNITQVMTRNPYHILDTAPAIEAAKMIHATHVDNIPVLNKHGKVVGIIDEKDLIEFIALLDKKA
- the lptC gene encoding LPS export ABC transporter periplasmic protein LptC, producing the protein MNKIILITLLACTLTACSSEKSFSPEEEDVQKANQVVIFESKDSQNKWILQAAEVDFEDMEHAVLTHPHLLLREQGMDSAEVTGKRGLLNYSKKLVAIDGDARVHSFKQKATLTTDRFFYDVDKDRIWSDKKTIVIRGNTKMTAQKGIETDSKLRKIEFKEQITQLPDNPDELREAVQ
- the lptB gene encoding LPS export ABC transporter ATP-binding protein, whose amino-acid sequence is MQLRSENVIKVYKDRMVVKGVDIHVKSGEIVGLLGPNGAGKTTTFYMMVGFIRPTKGRVFIDDQEVTPLPMYERARHGLGYLAQEPTIFKGLTVEENLLAVLERISDDKKAQKNRVDELLEEFGLTKLARQKAWTLSGGEKRRMEIARCMISNPQIILLDEPFVGIDPITVSDLRQMIFKLKDKGIGVLITDHNVRETLPLTERAYLIYDGKILVEGNQDTLINDPNARRLYLGEDFKM